The genomic segment GAGAACAAAACCAAATACCGCTGGCCAGGATAAGTGATCCACCAGATAACCGCCTATCATAGGAGCCAACACCGGCATAACCGCTGTCACACAGGCCAGATAGGACATAGCATGGGTCAACCCCTCTTTGCCGAAGCAGTCTCTGAGCATACAGCGGGGTAGAATAGAGGCACTCCCAGCACCAATGCCCTGCAACAAACGGCCAAATAGTAATAACTCCCACTGCCCCTTGCTCATAAAGCAGATCAAGGTGCCAGATAGATAGATCCCCTGTCCCAGGAAGAAGATTGGCCGCCTGCCGATGGTATCAGACCAGGGGCCATACACCAATTGGGACAGACCAAACCCTGCCAGCCACAAAGTCACTAACAACTGGATCTCACACTCACTCTTGGCAAAAGTATCCGCTATGGCGGGCAACGCAGGGAGAATGATCCCTATCCCGAGCTGGGCGGATGAGATCACAAACATAGCGATCCACAGCATCTTATGTTGTAGTGGATGACGAGCAAGCGATGACATCAGTGACTCCATATCCCCGGAAAGCCTCCGGGCACCACAATAGACAAGCAGCAAGGTTTTGAATAACAGGCCTCCTTTGAGGCTTTTACATCTGTAATCCCTATGCTGTCGCTAAATCACTAAGTCCCTTTACTAACCTTGCAGTCCCTGCAACATCAATCTCATCAGGACAACTCCCTGTCGGAAGTTACCCTGAATTATCAGCCCCGCTCCATAGCGCTCTGCCAGCGAACCTCAGGAATCGCCTCACGGGCAAGCAGAGTTCGGCCAATCACAAACAGCAGATCGCTGAGTCGGTTCAGATAGCTCATCAGCTCCGGACTCTGGGGCTCCTCCAGATGAAGTCTCACTAGGGCCCGCTCGGCACGCCTTGCCACGGCCCGGGCCACATGAGCAAAGCTACTGGCTTTTGAGCCCCCTGGCAGCACGAAGTGGCGCAGTGGTGGAAGCTCCCCCGACAGCCGATCGATCATCTGTTCCAGCGCTTCAACCCAGCTCAGTTCCACCTGACAGGATTGACGTTCACCCACGGTTGCAACCTGGGCGCCAGCATCAAAGATCTGGTGCTGGATCCGGCTAACGATCGCCTGAATATCCTCTGAGCCCTCGGGAAGGTGCGCCAGCATCAAGCCTATAAATGAGTTAAGCTCATCAAGCTGCCCAACGATCTCAATGTGCAAGCAATCCTTCTCAACACGAGGGCCACCAACCAGGCTGGTCTTTCCCTGGTCTCCCCCGCGGGTATAGATTTTCATCCATTACTCCTGTGAGATCAATCGATCCCCAAATACTTATGTAGCTGAACCGACAGTCGCCAGTTACGCTCGATACAAACCTTCTCCGCCAGAACGGTCGCGCGCTTCTTCTGGCTGATAGGTTGCAGGCAGATCACCTTGTCTTGCTTAGACTTGCAGTGACTCAGCAGGCCATCCAGCTGCTCAATATGTTTCTCTGTGGCCACGGGATGCTTGATCTCATCGGCACGCTCCATCGCCTCCCCCAGCACTTCAAATCCACCCTTCATCCCAATCTTTGGAGACACGGTCACCCAGGCTCCCTCATGGATCTGGATCGGGTGCGTTCCACTTGTTTCCAGTTGAACCTGATACCCTGCTTCAATCAGCGCCTGACTGAGCTCTCGCAGATCATAGAGACAGGGCTCTCCGCCAGTGATCACCACATGCCGGGCGGTATAGCCCGCATCCGCTAAAGCCTGTATGATCTGGGCTGCCGACAAGCGCGACCAACTGGCCGACTCGTTGGAGCGATCAATGACCTGGCTCGCTTCAACCCTATGTTCGGGAGAAACCGTCCATGTATGGCGTGTATCACACCAGGGGCAAGCCACCGGACAGCCTTGTAAGCGAACAAAGATCGCCGGCACACCGGTGAAGTACCCTTCTCCTTGCAGTGTTTGGAAGATTTCGTTTACAGGGTAATGCATCTAAATCATCTGTAGGGAAAAACGGCCATTATAGCTAAGCTCGCGTAAATTAGACAAAATAAAGCACTCAATCATGAATAAAATCGTCAGATTGCCCGGTTTATGGGCACTTATTGGGCTGATTATCGCCGCCACCCTGATCCAACAGCTCCCGGGCAGCTTTGAACTGCTCAATTATCAACCGGCCCTGATCCGCGAGGGACAATGGTGGCGATTTGTCACCGGCAACTGGATCCATACCAACGATTGGCATCTTGGGCTGGATCTGGGTGGCCTGCTGGTGATCTGGTTACTATTTGCCGAGGTCCTCCCCGGGGCAAGGATGGTCTGGGTGCTACTCCTGGGAAGCCTTGCCACCAGCGTCGGTTTGTGGTTTTTCTCACCTCAGGTGATCTGGTATGCCGGACTCTCCGGCACCCTGCACGGCCTCTACTTTTTTGCGGCCCTGCTCACCCTGCCCCGGGATAAACGCCTGGCAATTCCCCTGCTGATCGCAGGAGTGCTCAAGGTGAGTTGGGATCTCTACTCAGGTGGCAGCACGCTCTCCGCTGAACTCATTGATGCTCCCGTGATGACCCCGGCCCATCTCTATGGGGCGGTCAGTGGCCTCATCTGCGCCCTGCTGTGGCTCCCCCATCAGATAGCCGCGAACCGCCAGCGGGAAATGTAATCTTTCTTGACCTACGGTCAGAGTTTTTGTGCCTGTGGCACAATTGTCCGGCTGCGTACTTCGGGTCAGGGGGACTGCGCACCCAGCCCCCCTAACAACCCCCAGGGTGCCCCCTGATTCGCATTTATCCTCAGAGTCACTAGCTTTTGATATCCGCAGAAACGAGCCATCCATGGCTCGGCCCTGCTTTCAGGACATCCATATCCTTCAATTTCAAAATCCAACGTGACTCTTCGATGCGCATCAAAGGGGGAGCTCAACTCACCTCCTCGTTATAGCTTTCGGCAGCATTACGATTTAGTCGTGAGTCTTCCTGTGGAATCACGGTACTTGCTCCAAGAGAGGAAGTTAGTTCTCCCGTGAGCGAGCGCCGAGTCGAGCCATTGAGGGTTAAGGTTGAGTGGCATGGATGCCACCAGAACACAGTACCAGCATAGGATGTGCTGCCTGTGTGGTGCCTTAATCATCAGGTGAGCCGAGGACTAAGCGAGCCCCGGGGCGCCCCGGGATTGCACGCCGTTAACACCATCCCTGGTTAGCACGGCATTCACACATCCTTGCGTATTAGGGGAAAGGCACATCCCTGCCATACAGGGAAGTATTAATGCAGTGGAGGGCTGGATGCCAGAGAGCTGCCTTGACCCGCTGTCGGCGCCCCGACAATTTCAAAAAAGCGTGGCGCAGCCACACAACCCGCAGGGTTAACCCGCGATAGCATAAGCGCTATACGCAATAGCGCTTAGCCACCCAAGCCTTTACGCCCCGGCCAGGCTCTCGTTGATCATCGCCAGTGCCGCGGCCGGATCCGCCGATTGGGTGATCGGGCGTCCAATTACCAGGTAATCAGAACCCGCCCTGATCGCCTGAGGCGGGGTCATGATCCGCCTTTGGTCATCGGCGCTGCTCCAGTCGGGGCGAATGCCGGGAGTTACCAGCTTAAACTCCTGGCTAAAGTTATCACGCAGCGAGGGAGCTTCCTGGGCGGAGCAGACTACCCCATCCAGACCGGCCTCCTGGGTCAGACGCGCCAGGCGCATCACCTGCTGAATTGGCGTTTCATCCAGGCCGATCTGCCGCAGATCTCGTCCCTCCATGCTGGTGAGCACCGTCACCCCGATCAGCAGGGGCGCATCCTTACCATAGGGCTCCAGCGCTTCACGGGCCGCCTCCATCATCTTCATCCCGCCACTGGCATGGACATTGACCATCCACACCCCAAGCTCGGCAGAAGCGGCCACCGCCTTGGCAACCGTATTGGGGATGTCATGAAACTTAAGATCGAGGAATAGCTCAAAGCCCTTACCTACCAGCTGACGAACCAGCTCGGGGCCACACAGGGTAAACAGCTCTTTGCCTATTTTCAGGCGACAGGCCTTGGGGTCTAACTGCTCTGCCAAAGACAGTGCCGGTTCAGGGGATGAAAAATCCAGTGCTACTATGACCCGAGGATCCTGCATATCTACTCTCCGTTTAAGCCGCGTATAGGTTTGATGGTGCCCCAGCTCTTACACGAGGGGCAGAGCCAGAACAGGGAGTGAGTCGAAAAGCCGCACTCCCCGCAACGATGGGTTGGCCTTGATTTGAGCTGATTTTCAACCAGCTCCTTCAAAAGGGACAAGCTCTCCCGCGCTCGTCCCTCTTCCGCCTCCTGGAGGTGGAAGCTCATCAGCTGATGAAATCCCTTCATGGTGGGATGCTGGCGAAGCTGTGCCAGCATGAAGCCCTCGGCGGCCCCGAGCCCCTGCTGACGATAGATGATATCGGCAAGCTTGAGGATCACGCTGGCTCCCGGATTATATTGAATCAGCTCACCCAGGAAGGATTTAACCTCATCCGGCATCCCCAGGCGGCTGGCACACTCCTCCAGGGGCTCGATGATCTCACCGACGAACTCAACATCCTGGCGGGCGATCCGCTGCAACATCCGCAGAGCCGCCCGATAATCGTCCTGACTCATGTAGAGCTCAGCAAGACTCATGGATGCCCGCACACAGTTCTTATCCACCGATAGGGCCTTCTTATACTTCGCCAGGGCCTGGGCAAGGCGGTTTTCCTTGAGCTCGATCTCAGCCTGCTCACAATAAAAATGAGCTATGGTCGAGGTCACCTGCTTGCCCTTATATTTTTGTAAGCGCTCGGCAACCGCGATCGCCTCCCCCCAGTCACGCATGTGCTGGTAGATCACTAAAAGCTGGGTCAGTGCCGCCTCTTCATGGGTGGAGTCATGACGTAGCTGGCTCAAAATAGACTCCGCGCGATCGTAGAGGCCCGCCGCCAGAAAATCCCGAGCCAACTGCTCCATCGCCAGGTTGCGCTGCTCCTTGGTCAGGCTGGGACGTGCGATCAGATTCTGATGAATGCGAATCGCCCTGTCCACCTCACCACGGCGGCGGAACAGGTTTCCAAGAGCCAAATGGGTCTCTATGGTTTCACTATCAACTTTGAGAAGTTCAATGAAAAGATCGACCGCCTTGTCAGGCTGATCGGAAAGAAGAAAGTTCAGTCCCGCCACGTATTGGCGAGACAGAGAGGTAGAGCGTTTTTTTGCTTCGGCGCTGAGGCTGCGACGCCCCATGAACCAACCATACCCTGCGGCAATCGGCAGCAGCAGGAATAGCAACACCAGCATGGCTAATCCTTAACCGGCATGGTTCTTAACTCTTCAAGCTCTTTTCCCTGGCGCTTGAGCTGGCGGTTCAGACGGCGATTGGCGATCTTCAGACGCATCAGCCAGACTCCGAGGCTTAGCCAACCCACCACCAGGCCGATACCAAACACCATGCCCAGCAGGGCCGACAGATGATACTCATCCTGTGCAATCAGGTAATTCAGCTGCACTATCTGTTCATTCCTGACCCCGAATGCCAGCGCAACTGCAAAAATAAGGATAACAACGATAAATGAGATGATTGCCTTCACTTGGTTCCCCTGAGTCGTCCCATTCGCAAAGCGAATCGATTATATCGCCTGTCAGCTGCGCGAACAAAACAAAAAAGGATATTCTGTGCAGATAAAAAAAATGGCACTCCTGAGAGTGCCATTTGTGATCAACTATTGGGGGCGTTTACCCTGTCTCGCAGCTCCTTGCCCGGTTTGAAGTGAGGAACGTATTTACCGTTCAGCTTCACCTGCTCGCCGGTCTTCGGGTTGCGACCAACTCTTGGAACCCGGTAATGGAGAGAGAAACTCCCAAAACCACGGATCTCGATCCGCTCACCTCGCTGGAGTACCGAGGCCATCTGCTCCAAGATCTCTTTTACCACACCCTCCACGGTTTTCGCCGGGAGTTGTAGCTGCTTACAGGACAAACGCTCAATGAGTTCAGATTTAGTCATCACGTTACCCAATTTTCGTTTAATAACGATGCCTGGCCCAGTAAGCAGGGGCACAGACAAGCCCCCTAGTCAATCGATTGGGCTTAGTTATCGCCCTTAGCTGCCTTGAATGCTTCAGCCATCGCGTTGGTGAAGTTATCACCGCCACGCTGGTTCAGGCTAGCCATTGCTTCTTTCTCGTCAGCTTCGTCCTTCGCACGAACAGACAGGCTCACGATGCGGTTCTTGCGATCAACGCCAACGAACTTCGCTTCGAGGTCGTCACCAACAGACAGAACCAGAGAAGCATCTTCAACGCGATCACGAGATACGTCAGAAGCACGGATGTAGCCTTCAACACCCTCAGCCAGCTCGATAGTTGCACCTTTGGCATCAACTTCAGTGACCTTACCATTAACGATAGCACCTTTCTTGTTGTCAGACAGGTACTTATTGAATGGGTCTTCGTCGATCTGCTTGATACCCAGAGAGATACGCTCACGATCAGGGTCGACCTGCAGAACTACCGCAGAAACTTCGTCACCCTTCTTGAACTCGCGAACCGCGTCTTCACCGGCAACGTTCCAAGAGATGTCAGACAGGTGAACCAGACCGTCGATTCCGCCGTCCAGGCCGATGAAGATACCGAAGTCAGTGATAGACTTGATCTTACCGGTAACCTTGTCGCCCTTCGCCTGATTCTCAGCGAATGACTGCCATGGGTTTGCTTTACACTGCTTCAGACCCAGGGAGATACGACGACGCTCTTCGTCGATATCCAGAACCATAACCTCAACAGAATCACCAACGCTAACCACCTTAGATGGGTGGATGTTCTTGTTGGTCCAATCCATTTCAGATACGTGAACCAGACCTTCAACGCCTTCTTCGATCTCAACGAAGCAGCCGTAGTCAGTCAGGTTAGTCACTCGGCCAGTCAGACGAGTGTTCTCTGGATAACGCTTAGCGATTGCTACCCATGGATCTTCACCCAGCTGCTTCATGCCCAGAGATACGCGAGTACGCTCACGGTCAAACTTCAGGACCTTAACAGTGATCTCATCACCTACGTTTACGATCTCAGAAGGATGCTTAACGCGCTTCCAAGCCATGTCGGTGATGTGCAGCAGGCCGTCAACACCGCCCAGATCTACGAATGCACCGTAGTCGGTCAGGTTCTTAACGATACCCTTGATCTCTTGACCTTCCTGCAGGTTCTCCAGCAGCTCGTCACGCTCAGCGCTGTTCTCGGTCTCGATCACTGCACGGCGAGAAACAACAACGTTGTTGCGCTTCTGGTCCAGCTTGATGACCTTGAACTCCAGCTCTTTGTTTTCCAGGTGAGTGGTGTCACGGATAGGACGCACGTCAACCAGTGAGCCAGGCAGGAACGCACGGATGCCGTTCAGCTCTACAGTGAAACCGCCCTTAACCTTACCGTTGATGATACCGGTAACGGTTGCTTGCTCTTCGTAAGCCTTCTCCAGCTGCTGCCAAGCTTCGTGACGCTTCGCCTTCTCACGAGAAAGCAGAGTTTCACCGAAACCATCTTCAACTGCGTCCAGGGCCACATCGACCTGATCGCCAATTTGAACTTCCAGTTCGCCCGCTGCGTTCTTGAACTGCTCTGCAGGGATTGCAGACTCAGATTTCAGACCAGCGTCAACCAGAACAACACCGTTTTCGATAGCAACAACGGTACCTTTAACGATCGAACCAGGACGAGTTTCCAGGTCCTTCAAAGACTCTTCAAAGAGTTGAGCAAAAGATTCAGTCATGTTTAAGTAACTTTTGATTTAATGAACAACCATCTGCCATCCGGTGCAAATGGGGCTGCTACACAAAGTTTGCCTCAATCCCTGAAGCAAACGACCTCGGGAGGGCTACTGCCCGCCCAACGTACCCTCTACATGAGAGAGCACACGAGTAAACACCTGCTCGATGGAAAGCTCCGTCGTATCAACGTTCAGAGCATCAGCAGCAGGCTTAAGGGGCGCCACGGCACGATTGCGATCGCGGTCGTCACGCTCCTGGATCTCTATTAAAAGACGCCCAAAGCTAACATCTATGCCGCCTTGTTGCAACTGATTCATGCGACGGCGCGCCCTTTCTTCAGCGGAAGCATCCAAAAATATCTTCACCGGGGCTCTCGGGAACACCACAGTTCCCATGTCTCGGCCATCGGCAATCAACCCGGGCTCGGAGCGAAACGCACGCTGACGGCGCAACAGCGCCTCGCGAACCCGAGGAAATGCGGCGATCTGGCTGGCAGCCTGGCCAACCTCTTCGCGGCGGATCTCAGAGGAAACATCTTCCCCCTCCAGGACCACCTTGATCCCCCCTCTTGCGGAATAAACTGCACATCCAGCACTTCAGCCAGCGGAACCACAGCATCTTCACTGGTGCGATCCACATCATGATGGATCACCGCCAGCGCCAATACCCGATAGATGGCACCGGAATCCAGCAGTTTCCAGCCCAGTTTTTCAGCCAACAGTTGGCAGATTGTCCCTTTACCGACGCCGCTTGGGCCATCGATCGTAATGACAGGAATCATCTCCTGCATAACTTACCTCCACGTCAGAGTGAAGCCGCTAACATGGGGGGGCCTTGTTCCATTTTCAACCCCCTCATCTCCCTATATCTCTATTCTTTGCCCGAAGCCAGATGCTTCAGGAGGGCAACCCGCTGCTGAGCATACCTATCGGCCTCAGCCATCAGCTGCTCGGCCACTTCCGGCTCACTGCGTAGCAGGCGCTTAAAGCGCAGCTCTTCGCGCATGAAGGACTCGACGCTCAGCTTAGGATCCCGTGAATCCAGCTGCAGCCCTGGTTTGCCCTCATCGACACGGCGTGGGTCAAAGCGATACAAAGGCCAGAAGCCGGAGTCGACAATCTGCTTCATGTGAATGTAGGAGTCCGCCAGATCATAGCCATGATCTTCACAGGGGCTGTAGGCGATGATGAGGGATGGGCCGGGATAAGCCTCCGCCTCGCGGATCGCCTTGACCGCCTGGTTCATCTGTGCCCCAATGGCGATCTGCGCCACATAGATATGGCCATACATCATCATCGACAGCCCCAGGTCCTTACGCTCCTGGCGCTTGCCCTGGCTGGCAAACTTGGCAATCGCCCCCAGAGGGGTCGCCTTGGACTGCTGACCGCCGGTGTTGGAGTAGCCCTGGGTATCCAGCACCATCATATTGACGTTCTCGCCTGTGCTCAGCACGTGATCGACCCCGCCAAATCCGATGTCGTAGGCCCAGCCATCCCCACCGATGAGCCAAATTGACTTCTCAACCAGGTAGTCGGCGATCTCATGCAGCTCTTTGGCCTCTGAGCCTTCAAGCTTAGCCAGCTGGCTTCGAAGCTCACTGACCCGCCCACGCTGTGCCTCGATCTCAGTGGCATCGCTCTGAGAAGCCTCAAGAATCTCGGTCAGCAGTGCTTTATCGAGTGAGCCAGATAACTCATGGAGCAGGCGCGCAGCCTTGACTCGCAGCGCATCCACCGACAAGCGATAGCCCAGACCAAACTCGGCGTTATCTTCAAACAGCGAGTTCGACCAGGCCGGCCCCCGCCCTTCTGGATTCGTCGTGTATGGCGTCGTTGGCAGGTTGCCGCCATAGATGGAGGAGCAGCCGGTCGCGTTAGCAATCAGCATCCGGTCGCCGAAGAGCTGGGTTAATAGCTTAATATAAGGGGTCTCACCACAGCCGGAGCAGGCCCCAGAGTATTCAATCAGCGGCTGCATTAGCTGGGAAGTGCGCACATCGATGCGCTCCAGCTTAGTTGCCGGCATCTCTGGAAGCTTGAGGAAGAAGTCATAGTTGGCGCGCTCACGCTCCAATACCTCGGGCTGAGGAACCATGTTGATCGCCTTGCGCTCCGGGTTCTTACGATCTTTGGCCGGGCACACCTCAACACAGAGGTTACAGCCGGTACAATCCTCGGGCGCGACCTGCAGCACATAACTATCGCCCTTAAAGTCACGCGAGCGTACCGTAAGCTCAGCCAGAGACTCGGGCTTGCCCTGCATCGCCTCGGGCTCCACAATCTTGGCGCGGATCGCCGCATGAGGACAGGCCACCACACAATGATTACACTGGGTACAGAGATCCGGCTCCCAGACCGGGATCTCATCGGCAATGTTGCGCTTCTCCCACTGGGTAGTGCCCATCGGCCAGGTGCCATCGGGCGGGAAGGCCGAGACCGGCAGTTCATCGCCCTTGCCCGCCAGCATCATGGCGGTGACCGTCTTCACAAAGTCTGGCGCAAGCTCGGAAACCACGGGTGGACGGCTACGCTCTGAGGTCACCTGGGCCGGGTACTCAATGGCATGCAGCTCCTCAAGGGTCTTCTCGACAGCAAGACAGTTGTTTTCGACAACCTCCTGACCTGCCTTACCATAGGAGCTTGCGATCGCCTGACGAACCAGCTCCATCGCCTGCTCAACCGGCAGCACCCCGCTCAGGGCAAAAAAGCCACTTTGCATCACGGTATTGATCCGCTGACCCAGATTACACTCACGGGCGATCCGTGCCGCATTGACCGCATGCAGCTTGAGCTTACGCTCGATTACCGTCTGCTGAAATTCGCGGGGCAAGCGCTGCCAGATCTCATCGATCGGATAAGGGGTGTTGATCAGTACAGTTCCCCCCGAGCGTATATGCTCCAACACATCATATTTATCGATAAACTGGAACTGGTGGATCCCCACAAAATCAGCACTGCTGATGAGGTAAGAGGAGCGAATGGGATCGGGACCCGCTCGCAAGTGAGAAACCGTCAGGGCTCCAGCTTTCTTGGAGTCATAGACAAACTTGCCCTGGACATAGTTATCGGTATTTTCACCCAGAATGCGGATGCTGTTTTTAGCGGCGCTCACCGAGCCATCGGAGCCTAAGCCATAGAAGAGCGCCCGCAGCCGGTTATCTGGCTGGATGGACTGCATATCCGGCAGCGCCAGGGAGAGTTGGCTAATATCATCGGTGATCCCCACGGTAAAGATCCGCTTAGGCTCGGCTTTGGCAAGCTCGTTGTAAACGGCGCAGACACAGGCTGGGGTAAACTCTTTGGAGGAGAGTCCGTAGCGCCCACCTATGATGGTCGGCATAGATGCCACGTTACCGAGCTGCAGCGCATTGGCAAAGGCGGTCACCACATCCTGATACAGGGGCTCACCCTGGGCGCCTGGCTCCTTGGTTCTGTCCAGCACTGCGATCTTTTTCGCCGATGCGGGGATCACCTTGAGTAGGTGCTCGGCCGAGAAGGGGCGATACAGGCGCACTCGCACACAACCCACCTTCTCACCGCGCTCAGCTAACCAGTCGATGGTCTCCTCAACGGTTTCTGCGGCTGAGCCCATCAGAACTATGACTCGCTCGGCATCCGGATCGCCATAATAATCAAAGGGCAGATAG from the Dongshaea marina genome contains:
- a CDS encoding MFS transporter → MSSLARHPLQHKMLWIAMFVISSAQLGIGIILPALPAIADTFAKSECEIQLLVTLWLAGFGLSQLVYGPWSDTIGRRPIFFLGQGIYLSGTLICFMSKGQWELLLFGRLLQGIGAGSASILPRCMLRDCFGKEGLTHAMSYLACVTAVMPVLAPMIGGYLVDHLSWPAVFGFVLCYLLVLVLVALLLFDETLPYPKRSFSCSKTLIGYWQLLSSLRAMLPGMLCWVGYILMMLTTSIYPFWIQQNLGLSASAYGQLMVVPALGLLFGGCC
- a CDS encoding cob(I)yrinic acid a,c-diamide adenosyltransferase, translating into MKIYTRGGDQGKTSLVGGPRVEKDCLHIEIVGQLDELNSFIGLMLAHLPEGSEDIQAIVSRIQHQIFDAGAQVATVGERQSCQVELSWVEALEQMIDRLSGELPPLRHFVLPGGSKASSFAHVARAVARRAERALVRLHLEEPQSPELMSYLNRLSDLLFVIGRTLLAREAIPEVRWQSAMERG
- the queE gene encoding 7-carboxy-7-deazaguanine synthase QueE; translation: MHYPVNEIFQTLQGEGYFTGVPAIFVRLQGCPVACPWCDTRHTWTVSPEHRVEASQVIDRSNESASWSRLSAAQIIQALADAGYTARHVVITGGEPCLYDLRELSQALIEAGYQVQLETSGTHPIQIHEGAWVTVSPKIGMKGGFEVLGEAMERADEIKHPVATEKHIEQLDGLLSHCKSKQDKVICLQPISQKKRATVLAEKVCIERNWRLSVQLHKYLGID
- the rrtA gene encoding rhombosortase — protein: MNKIVRLPGLWALIGLIIAATLIQQLPGSFELLNYQPALIREGQWWRFVTGNWIHTNDWHLGLDLGGLLVIWLLFAEVLPGARMVWVLLLGSLATSVGLWFFSPQVIWYAGLSGTLHGLYFFAALLTLPRDKRLAIPLLIAGVLKVSWDLYSGGSTLSAELIDAPVMTPAHLYGAVSGLICALLWLPHQIAANRQREM
- the pyrF gene encoding orotidine-5'-phosphate decarboxylase: MQDPRVIVALDFSSPEPALSLAEQLDPKACRLKIGKELFTLCGPELVRQLVGKGFELFLDLKFHDIPNTVAKAVAASAELGVWMVNVHASGGMKMMEAAREALEPYGKDAPLLIGVTVLTSMEGRDLRQIGLDETPIQQVMRLARLTQEAGLDGVVCSAQEAPSLRDNFSQEFKLVTPGIRPDWSSADDQRRIMTPPQAIRAGSDYLVIGRPITQSADPAAALAMINESLAGA
- the lapB gene encoding lipopolysaccharide assembly protein LapB, which translates into the protein MLVLLFLLLPIAAGYGWFMGRRSLSAEAKKRSTSLSRQYVAGLNFLLSDQPDKAVDLFIELLKVDSETIETHLALGNLFRRRGEVDRAIRIHQNLIARPSLTKEQRNLAMEQLARDFLAAGLYDRAESILSQLRHDSTHEEAALTQLLVIYQHMRDWGEAIAVAERLQKYKGKQVTSTIAHFYCEQAEIELKENRLAQALAKYKKALSVDKNCVRASMSLAELYMSQDDYRAALRMLQRIARQDVEFVGEIIEPLEECASRLGMPDEVKSFLGELIQYNPGASVILKLADIIYRQQGLGAAEGFMLAQLRQHPTMKGFHQLMSFHLQEAEEGRARESLSLLKELVENQLKSRPTHRCGECGFSTHSLFWLCPSCKSWGTIKPIRGLNGE
- a CDS encoding LapA family protein; its protein translation is MKAIISFIVVILIFAVALAFGVRNEQIVQLNYLIAQDEYHLSALLGMVFGIGLVVGWLSLGVWLMRLKIANRRLNRQLKRQGKELEELRTMPVKD
- the ihfB gene encoding integration host factor subunit beta → MTKSELIERLSCKQLQLPAKTVEGVVKEILEQMASVLQRGERIEIRGFGSFSLHYRVPRVGRNPKTGEQVKLNGKYVPHFKPGKELRDRVNAPNS
- the rpsA gene encoding 30S ribosomal protein S1, encoding MTESFAQLFEESLKDLETRPGSIVKGTVVAIENGVVLVDAGLKSESAIPAEQFKNAAGELEVQIGDQVDVALDAVEDGFGETLLSREKAKRHEAWQQLEKAYEEQATVTGIINGKVKGGFTVELNGIRAFLPGSLVDVRPIRDTTHLENKELEFKVIKLDQKRNNVVVSRRAVIETENSAERDELLENLQEGQEIKGIVKNLTDYGAFVDLGGVDGLLHITDMAWKRVKHPSEIVNVGDEITVKVLKFDRERTRVSLGMKQLGEDPWVAIAKRYPENTRLTGRVTNLTDYGCFVEIEEGVEGLVHVSEMDWTNKNIHPSKVVSVGDSVEVMVLDIDEERRRISLGLKQCKANPWQSFAENQAKGDKVTGKIKSITDFGIFIGLDGGIDGLVHLSDISWNVAGEDAVREFKKGDEVSAVVLQVDPDRERISLGIKQIDEDPFNKYLSDNKKGAIVNGKVTEVDAKGATIELAEGVEGYIRASDVSRDRVEDASLVLSVGDDLEAKFVGVDRKNRIVSLSVRAKDEADEKEAMASLNQRGGDNFTNAMAEAFKAAKGDN
- the nifJ gene encoding pyruvate:ferredoxin (flavodoxin) oxidoreductase; translation: MITTDANNLVASVAYKTNDVVAIYPITPSSSMAELCDQWACGGKKNLWGDIPRIVEMQSEGGAIAAVHGAIQTGGLATSFTSSQGLLLMIPNLYKIAGELTPFVLHVAARTVATHALSIFCDHSDVMAVRQTGCAMLCSSSVEESQDLALIAHRTTLNSRVPFIHFFDGFQTSHEINKVPVLEDALIEQFIDQDKVQEHRDRALNPDKPVVRGTASNPDTFFQAREATNLFYQNCVRELVVAMEDFGKATGRYYLPFDYYGDPDAERVIVLMGSAAETVEETIDWLAERGEKVGCVRVRLYRPFSAEHLLKVIPASAKKIAVLDRTKEPGAQGEPLYQDVVTAFANALQLGNVASMPTIIGGRYGLSSKEFTPACVCAVYNELAKAEPKRIFTVGITDDISQLSLALPDMQSIQPDNRLRALFYGLGSDGSVSAAKNSIRILGENTDNYVQGKFVYDSKKAGALTVSHLRAGPDPIRSSYLISSADFVGIHQFQFIDKYDVLEHIRSGGTVLINTPYPIDEIWQRLPREFQQTVIERKLKLHAVNAARIARECNLGQRINTVMQSGFFALSGVLPVEQAMELVRQAIASSYGKAGQEVVENNCLAVEKTLEELHAIEYPAQVTSERSRPPVVSELAPDFVKTVTAMMLAGKGDELPVSAFPPDGTWPMGTTQWEKRNIADEIPVWEPDLCTQCNHCVVACPHAAIRAKIVEPEAMQGKPESLAELTVRSRDFKGDSYVLQVAPEDCTGCNLCVEVCPAKDRKNPERKAINMVPQPEVLERERANYDFFLKLPEMPATKLERIDVRTSQLMQPLIEYSGACSGCGETPYIKLLTQLFGDRMLIANATGCSSIYGGNLPTTPYTTNPEGRGPAWSNSLFEDNAEFGLGYRLSVDALRVKAARLLHELSGSLDKALLTEILEASQSDATEIEAQRGRVSELRSQLAKLEGSEAKELHEIADYLVEKSIWLIGGDGWAYDIGFGGVDHVLSTGENVNMMVLDTQGYSNTGGQQSKATPLGAIAKFASQGKRQERKDLGLSMMMYGHIYVAQIAIGAQMNQAVKAIREAEAYPGPSLIIAYSPCEDHGYDLADSYIHMKQIVDSGFWPLYRFDPRRVDEGKPGLQLDSRDPKLSVESFMREELRFKRLLRSEPEVAEQLMAEADRYAQQRVALLKHLASGKE